A genome region from Bacteroidota bacterium includes the following:
- a CDS encoding histidine kinase encodes MRKPVIILLHVGYWLMFFLLLALMLGLLLPTFTEMRGPGPHDLGKIARQWFTLMLGMMIVPGVLGFYINYFLLFNRLVKKRRWWLLLAVKIAVAAVCGLTGLGIMFLLKISIMNNQPISGLLFIILLISFEALISGIIGLVMRGFIGWFDEFKRNEEQQRRNTEMELALIRAQLNPHFLFNTINNIDVLINKEPETASAYLNQLSGILRYLLYESPQELTPLDNELKHLENYIALQRIRSANPQFIHCVVTGSTAGLRIAPMVLLPFVENAFKYATNKKQNEAVRIEIDITNRQLSFRCSNFIDTQRPAESNGGLGNKLISRRLELLYPHTHTLHIAQTGTQYTVHLQLTLTGA; translated from the coding sequence ATGCGTAAACCGGTTATTATACTTCTGCATGTTGGCTACTGGCTGATGTTTTTTCTGCTGCTGGCGTTAATGCTTGGTTTGCTCCTGCCCACATTTACCGAAATGCGCGGGCCGGGTCCGCATGATTTGGGGAAGATTGCCCGGCAATGGTTCACGCTTATGCTGGGCATGATGATTGTGCCCGGCGTGCTGGGGTTTTACATCAATTACTTCCTGCTGTTTAACCGCCTGGTAAAAAAGCGGCGCTGGTGGCTGCTGCTGGCTGTGAAAATTGCAGTAGCTGCGGTGTGCGGATTAACAGGGCTGGGAATTATGTTTTTGCTGAAAATAAGCATCATGAATAATCAGCCTATCAGCGGGCTTTTGTTTATTATTCTGCTGATCAGTTTTGAGGCCCTGATAAGCGGAATAATTGGTTTGGTAATGCGAGGTTTTATTGGCTGGTTTGATGAGTTCAAACGCAACGAGGAACAGCAGCGCCGCAATACTGAAATGGAACTTGCGCTTATCCGCGCGCAGCTTAATCCGCACTTTTTGTTCAATACAATCAACAATATCGACGTGCTGATAAACAAGGAACCCGAAACCGCTTCGGCTTATCTCAACCAGCTTTCGGGCATATTGCGTTACCTGCTTTACGAATCGCCGCAGGAACTTACGCCGCTCGACAATGAGCTGAAGCATCTGGAAAATTACATTGCATTGCAGCGCATCCGTTCGGCCAATCCGCAGTTTATACATTGCGTGGTAACCGGCAGCACGGCGGGCCTGCGCATTGCGCCTATGGTGCTGTTGCCGTTTGTGGAAAATGCGTTTAAGTATGCCACCAACAAAAAGCAGAACGAAGCCGTGCGCATTGAAATTGACATCACAAACCGGCAGCTCAGTTTCAGGTGCAGCAATTTTATTGACACACAACGCCCGGCAGAAAGCAATGGCGGGCTGGGCAACAAACTCATCAGCCGCCGCCTCGAACTGCTTTACCCGCACACGCACACGTTGCACATTGCGCAAACCGGCACGCAATACACCGTACATTTACAACTCACACTCACCGGCGCATGA
- a CDS encoding ABC transporter permease: MAALFFHTLAAEWLKLRRSPALWLTIAGALFIPVIKLIEAFVQSKNFAAHTHSAQFWQGYSENCWQFMNMFLLPLGIIFIISMLFQTEHGNGGWRLMHWQPVPLLMLFTGKLLVVLFLAALFWLVFTAGIWLSAVLPVGIIEDAIVPEDSLFTARYVARSGKLMLAALPVISLQFVLSMLLRNFLVPAGIGIALFVSALIALQWEYGAFLPYTWPALEFVQEQVSAGKYFHLHALPYLFSAGFLLGGFAWYKWKAIKD; encoded by the coding sequence ATGGCCGCACTCTTTTTCCACACCCTCGCCGCCGAATGGCTTAAACTGCGCCGTAGTCCCGCACTTTGGCTCACCATAGCCGGAGCGCTGTTTATACCGGTTATTAAACTGATTGAAGCCTTTGTGCAAAGCAAAAATTTCGCAGCGCACACCCATTCAGCTCAGTTCTGGCAGGGCTATTCGGAAAATTGCTGGCAGTTTATGAATATGTTTTTGCTTCCGCTCGGCATCATTTTTATCATCAGCATGCTTTTTCAAACCGAACACGGAAACGGCGGCTGGCGGCTCATGCACTGGCAACCGGTGCCGCTGCTCATGCTGTTTACAGGCAAACTGCTGGTGGTATTGTTTCTGGCGGCGCTGTTCTGGCTGGTGTTTACGGCGGGCATCTGGCTGAGTGCTGTTTTACCGGTGGGCATTATAGAGGATGCTATTGTGCCGGAAGACAGTTTGTTTACCGCCCGTTATGTTGCCCGCAGCGGCAAACTCATGCTGGCTGCCTTACCGGTAATTTCGCTGCAGTTTGTGCTGAGTATGCTGCTCCGCAATTTTCTTGTACCGGCCGGAATTGGCATCGCATTGTTTGTATCGGCACTCATTGCCTTGCAGTGGGAGTATGGCGCATTTCTTCCCTACACGTGGCCGGCACTCGAATTTGTGCAGGAGCAGGTAAGTGCAGGAAAATATTTTCACCTGCATGCGCTTCCCTATTTGTTTTCGGCTGGCTTCCTGCTTGGCGGATTTGCGTGGTACAAGTGGAAAGCGATTAAAGATTAA
- a CDS encoding ABC transporter ATP-binding protein, with translation MEFAIETHALTHRFGKGICIPDQLNLRVPAGSIYGFLGQNGAGKTTVLRLLLGLVNRYSGSIRVLGDELKQHRLKVLQHTGALIESPAYYPRLTAAENLRVLQQLRRVPQSSIAEVLEITGLAHTGHKKVSQFSLGMKQRLGIAAALLHNPQLLILDEPTNGLDPGGIIDLRGLLRQLNRETGITIVVSSHLLAEIDKLATHAGVLHQGKLLFQGPVSELHSRSSNHAIAETSDNRRALEIAAAAGLTATQQGEILQLTHCPREQLAAFNAQLHAAGISVFHLAPAPGDLESVFIQLTQ, from the coding sequence ATGGAGTTTGCCATTGAAACACATGCCCTCACACACCGGTTTGGTAAAGGGATATGTATTCCCGACCAGCTCAACCTGCGTGTGCCGGCAGGAAGCATATACGGCTTTCTGGGGCAGAACGGTGCCGGCAAAACCACCGTGCTGCGCCTGTTGCTGGGCCTTGTAAACCGTTACAGCGGCAGCATACGCGTGCTGGGCGATGAGTTGAAACAACACCGGTTGAAGGTTTTGCAGCACACCGGCGCGTTGATAGAATCGCCGGCGTATTATCCCCGGCTCACGGCAGCCGAAAACCTGCGTGTGCTGCAGCAACTGCGCCGCGTGCCGCAAAGCAGCATTGCCGAAGTGCTTGAAATTACCGGCCTTGCACACACCGGCCACAAGAAAGTGTCGCAGTTTTCGCTGGGCATGAAACAACGACTGGGCATTGCCGCCGCGCTGCTGCACAATCCGCAGCTTCTTATTTTAGACGAGCCTACAAACGGGCTCGATCCAGGCGGCATTATTGACCTGCGCGGCCTGCTGCGGCAACTGAACCGCGAAACCGGCATTACCATTGTGGTTTCAAGCCATTTGCTGGCCGAAATAGACAAATTAGCCACACACGCCGGTGTACTGCATCAGGGCAAACTGCTTTTTCAGGGACCGGTGAGTGAGCTGCACAGCCGCAGCAGCAACCACGCCATAGCCGAAACATCAGACAACCGCCGCGCGCTGGAAATTGCCGCCGCTGCCGGACTTACAGCCACACAGCAGGGCGAAATACTGCAACTAACCCACTGCCCCCGCGAACAACTTGCCGCCTTCAACGCGCAGCTGCATGCGGCCGGCATAAGCGTATTTCACCTCGCCCCCGCCCCCGGCGATCTCGAATCGGTTTTCATCCAACTCACACAGTAA
- a CDS encoding single-stranded DNA-binding protein codes for MNTHLPNTQPRISPVIHNTAILSGNLSADPRPMALRDGTQIVCLTIVQHHMINGRKERYWFRIHIQGDMVNDVVSMLRKGDRAGFSGMLVSRNYVRDDNRMFHIMEMEAHEFWVEKKCSRPRTNEDMIELMD; via the coding sequence ATGAACACTCACTTACCCAACACACAGCCCCGAATTTCGCCCGTTATTCACAATACCGCTATCCTTTCGGGCAATCTCTCGGCCGATCCGCGTCCGATGGCACTGCGCGACGGTACACAGATTGTGTGCCTCACTATTGTACAGCACCACATGATAAACGGCCGCAAGGAACGCTACTGGTTCCGCATTCATATTCAGGGCGATATGGTGAATGATGTGGTAAGTATGCTCCGCAAAGGCGACCGCGCCGGTTTCAGCGGTATGCTGGTAAGCCGCAACTATGTGCGTGATGATAACCGTATGTTTCACATCATGGAAATGGAAGCGCACGAATTCTGGGTGGAGAAAAAATGCAGCCGTCCGCGTACAAACGAAGACATGATTGAGCTGATGGATTAA
- a CDS encoding single-stranded DNA-binding protein → MENQAKAKVKRINYIEINGHLGNDPELIETKNGKKVVRFSMAQHYFRNSAKNTSWYTVLAWEEMAVQMMEVLQKGTLVNVKGKLINRVYTDPGGKTHQVYEIVAKEFFTEPASVKQAG, encoded by the coding sequence ATGGAAAATCAAGCAAAAGCCAAAGTAAAACGCATCAATTACATTGAAATTAACGGTCACCTGGGCAACGATCCCGAACTGATTGAAACCAAAAACGGAAAAAAAGTAGTGCGCTTTTCAATGGCACAGCATTACTTCCGCAATTCAGCCAAAAACACCAGCTGGTACACCGTGCTGGCCTGGGAAGAAATGGCGGTGCAAATGATGGAAGTGCTGCAAAAAGGCACACTGGTAAACGTAAAAGGCAAACTCATCAACCGCGTTTATACCGATCCTGGCGGCAAGACCCATCAGGTTTATGAAATTGTGGCAAAGGAGTTTTTCACCGAACCCGCATCCGTGAAACAGGCCGGTTAA
- a CDS encoding single-stranded DNA-binding protein → MDTQTKTGFTRINNVEINGHLGSDPELITTKSGHKKVRVSLAQNTYTSNGKQVSWYYVIGWEDLAESMVNQLRKGDMVTFKGRLQSREYPDPAGKTRYALEIVASSFTTANVHELQQAG, encoded by the coding sequence ATGGACACTCAAACCAAAACAGGCTTTACCCGCATCAACAACGTAGAAATTAACGGTCATCTGGGCAGCGATCCTGAACTGATTACCACCAAAAGCGGTCACAAAAAAGTGCGTGTTTCGCTGGCACAAAACACCTATACCAGCAACGGAAAACAGGTAAGCTGGTATTATGTAATTGGCTGGGAAGATCTGGCTGAAAGCATGGTGAACCAGCTTCGCAAAGGCGATATGGTTACGTTTAAAGGCCGCCTCCAAAGCCGCGAGTATCCTGACCCGGCAGGCAAAACACGCTATGCACTTGAAATTGTGGCAAGCAGTTTCACTACCGCTAATGTGCACGAACTTCAGCAGGCCGGTTAA
- a CDS encoding single-stranded DNA-binding protein produces the protein MNKITSENEVTITGFAAIVPVIKKLENGQQVARLPIAHHTVAPNGQRRTHWYTIVLWNELAAVAVQKISKGDFVGFRGKLNTREFEGKHNITYRVTEILADQFWLKKENPEHPDQLQLRWAS, from the coding sequence ATGAACAAGATCACAAGCGAAAATGAAGTTACAATTACCGGATTTGCAGCGATTGTACCGGTAATCAAAAAACTCGAAAACGGACAGCAGGTAGCAAGGCTTCCGATTGCACACCACACGGTAGCACCCAACGGACAGCGCCGCACACACTGGTACACCATTGTACTCTGGAATGAACTGGCGGCTGTGGCGGTACAGAAAATCAGTAAAGGCGATTTTGTAGGCTTTCGCGGTAAACTCAATACCCGTGAGTTTGAAGGAAAACACAACATTACGTATCGTGTTACCGAAATTCTGGCCGATCAGTTCTGGCTGAAAAAGGAAAATCCCGAACATCCCGACCAGCTTCAACTGCGCTGGGCCAGCTGA
- a CDS encoding DUF2834 domain-containing protein: MRQYLQYFYLLLALAGGGITFYFVLQGMMEHHGKFDVAEFVRSTWTDNPYARSLTFDFWTGAVAGTFFVMVEGMRLKMRRWWIFVLLIFGVGFAFGFPLFLYSRERLLRLRNPENA; encoded by the coding sequence ATGCGTCAATACCTTCAATATTTCTATTTGCTGTTAGCACTGGCTGGCGGCGGCATTACATTTTATTTCGTGTTGCAGGGTATGATGGAGCACCACGGAAAATTTGATGTGGCGGAGTTTGTGCGCAGCACGTGGACAGACAATCCTTACGCGCGCAGCCTTACGTTTGATTTCTGGACGGGGGCAGTGGCAGGTACGTTTTTTGTTATGGTTGAAGGCATGCGTTTAAAGATGAGGCGCTGGTGGATTTTTGTGCTACTTATATTTGGAGTAGGATTTGCATTCGGATTTCCCTTATTTTTGTACTCGCGTGAGCGGTTGTTACGGCTGCGCAACCCCGAAAACGCATAA
- a CDS encoding RNA ligase (ATP) — translation MRKLASIQRIKALEPIDGADAIEKATVLGWQLVVKKGEFNPGDLMVYCEIDSQMPNRPEFEFLRPRGMRIRTVRLRGQISQGICFPLSILPEGFEITEDADCTDVLGITKYEPPIPACLGGVAKGRFPSFIPKTDETRVQVLQNMLNTCKGTSCYITEKLDGSSATYFVNNGEFGVCSKNLELLEDATNSFWKVARELNIEQKIRSLGKNFALQGELIGESIQSNKLRLRGQTVRFFNAFDIDTHSYLSFQELTHLFKQLELEMVPVLSENYTLENDIDAIVKMATVKSRIAPDVWAEGIVIRPLTETCNSFLANEKMQGGRFTFKAINPEFLIKFGE, via the coding sequence GTGAGAAAACTTGCAAGTATCCAGCGCATTAAAGCGCTGGAACCGATTGATGGCGCTGATGCCATTGAAAAAGCCACCGTACTCGGCTGGCAATTAGTTGTAAAAAAGGGCGAATTCAATCCCGGTGATCTGATGGTATATTGCGAAATTGACAGTCAGATGCCTAACCGTCCGGAATTTGAGTTTCTGCGTCCGCGCGGTATGCGCATCAGAACCGTGCGTTTGCGCGGACAGATTTCTCAAGGTATATGCTTTCCGCTTTCGATATTGCCAGAGGGATTTGAAATTACCGAAGATGCAGATTGTACCGATGTGCTTGGAATAACGAAATACGAACCACCCATTCCAGCCTGTCTGGGTGGTGTGGCCAAAGGACGTTTCCCTTCGTTTATTCCCAAAACCGACGAAACCCGCGTGCAGGTGTTGCAAAACATGCTGAATACCTGCAAGGGAACGTCATGCTACATTACCGAAAAGCTGGACGGCAGTTCGGCTACGTACTTTGTTAACAACGGTGAGTTTGGTGTATGCAGCAAAAACCTCGAATTGCTCGAAGATGCTACAAATAGTTTTTGGAAAGTAGCGCGTGAATTGAATATTGAGCAGAAAATCCGTTCGCTGGGCAAAAACTTTGCGCTTCAGGGCGAGCTTATCGGCGAAAGCATTCAGAGTAATAAACTTCGTCTGCGAGGGCAAACCGTTCGCTTTTTCAATGCGTTTGATATAGACACGCACAGCTACCTTAGTTTTCAGGAACTTACTCATTTGTTCAAACAACTTGAACTTGAAATGGTTCCTGTACTTTCCGAAAACTATACGCTCGAAAACGACATTGATGCCATTGTAAAAATGGCCACCGTAAAAAGCAGAATAGCTCCCGATGTGTGGGCCGAAGGAATTGTGATCCGTCCGCTTACCGAAACCTGCAATTCCTTTCTGGCGAATGAGAAAATGCAGGGTGGCCGCTTTACATTCAAAGCCATCAACCCTGAATTTTTGATTAAGTTTGGCGAGTAA
- a CDS encoding T9SS type A sorting domain-containing protein: MIKKVLLLSTALVCGIVAFVGIQPAISNTSGSPIGRSGAPGDNNGGTCTGCHSGTPSNQQGIITHNIPATGYTPGSTYQITATFAASNSIKYGFQATPQDGNGTQVGSFTATNATETQTQSSGKYITHRAAGTSAPSNTKTWTWNWTAPASASGPVTIYGAFNATNNQTNSSGDLVTLSNTGPIQPDLSSVTEAPELAALVVYPVPAQTEITVNAGRSFGATTLTLISLDGRRVNEIKFDEFTNSGTSIDISTLPQGVYFLQFESDGKTAIRRFMKMN; encoded by the coding sequence ATGATAAAAAAAGTACTTCTCCTATCTACCGCTCTTGTTTGTGGTATCGTGGCATTTGTAGGCATACAGCCGGCCATTTCCAATACCAGTGGTTCACCCATTGGTCGTTCCGGTGCTCCGGGCGATAATAATGGCGGCACCTGCACAGGCTGCCACTCGGGTACGCCTTCCAACCAGCAGGGGATTATTACCCACAACATTCCGGCTACCGGTTACACACCCGGATCTACTTATCAGATCACCGCCACATTTGCCGCTTCAAACAGCATAAAATACGGCTTTCAGGCTACTCCGCAGGATGGTAACGGCACGCAGGTGGGTAGCTTTACGGCTACCAATGCAACCGAAACGCAAACACAGAGTTCGGGAAAATACATCACCCACCGCGCTGCCGGCACATCTGCACCTTCAAATACCAAAACCTGGACATGGAACTGGACCGCTCCTGCCTCAGCTAGCGGCCCGGTTACTATTTACGGTGCATTCAACGCCACCAATAACCAAACCAACAGCAGCGGCGATCTGGTTACACTCAGCAACACCGGTCCCATCCAGCCCGATCTTTCATCAGTAACCGAGGCTCCTGAACTGGCTGCGCTGGTTGTTTATCCTGTACCTGCCCAAACCGAAATTACCGTAAATGCAGGCCGCAGTTTTGGTGCCACCACCCTCACACTCATCAGCCTTGATGGCCGCCGTGTGAATGAAATCAAGTTCGACGAGTTTACAAACTCAGGCACAAGCATCGACATCAGCACTTTGCCGCAGGGCGTATATTTCCTGCAGTTTGAAAGCGACGGAAAAACAGCCATCCGCCGCTTTATGAAGATGAATTAA
- the sucD gene encoding succinate--CoA ligase subunit alpha, whose translation MGVLVSKNSKVIVQGFTGSEGTFHAGQMIEFGTNVVGGVTPGKGGTSHLDRPVFNTVSDAVKATGADVSIIFVPPAFAADAIMEAADAGIKVIVCITEGIAVKDMVAAKEYLRGRDVRLIGPNCPGVITAGEAKVGIMPGFVFKKGTVGIVSKSGTLTYEAADQIAKAGLGVTTAIGIGGDPIIGTTTREAVELLMNDPETEGIVMIGEIGGGLEAEAARWIKENGNKKPVVGFIAGRTAPKGRTMGHAGAIVGGAEDTAEAKMAIMRECGLHVVESPAQIGKTMAQVLGKVTA comes from the coding sequence ATGGGCGTTCTCGTCAGCAAAAACTCGAAAGTTATTGTACAGGGCTTCACCGGAAGCGAAGGTACTTTTCATGCCGGACAGATGATTGAATTCGGTACCAATGTGGTAGGCGGCGTTACGCCGGGCAAAGGCGGCACCTCGCACCTCGATCGTCCGGTATTTAATACGGTATCTGATGCCGTAAAGGCAACCGGAGCCGATGTGTCTATCATTTTCGTGCCCCCGGCTTTTGCTGCCGATGCAATTATGGAAGCTGCCGATGCAGGTATAAAAGTAATTGTGTGCATCACCGAAGGCATTGCCGTGAAAGACATGGTGGCTGCAAAAGAATACCTCCGTGGCCGCGATGTGCGCCTGATCGGGCCCAACTGTCCCGGCGTAATTACTGCCGGCGAAGCCAAAGTAGGCATCATGCCCGGCTTCGTATTTAAGAAAGGAACTGTGGGTATCGTGTCTAAATCAGGCACACTTACATATGAAGCGGCCGACCAGATTGCCAAAGCCGGTCTTGGCGTTACCACCGCAATTGGTATTGGCGGCGATCCGATTATTGGCACCACAACCCGCGAAGCTGTGGAACTGCTCATGAACGATCCCGAAACCGAAGGCATTGTAATGATCGGCGAAATTGGCGGCGGACTCGAAGCCGAAGCAGCACGCTGGATTAAGGAAAACGGTAACAAAAAGCCTGTGGTTGGCTTTATTGCCGGCCGCACCGCACCCAAAGGCCGCACCATGGGCCACGCCGGTGCCATTGTAGGCGGCGCAGAAGATACAGCCGAAGCCAAAATGGCCATTATGCGCGAATGCGGCCTGCACGTGGTTGAATCGCCCGCGCAGATTGGTAAAACCATGGCGCAGGTGCTGGGCAAGGTTACCGCATAA